Proteins from one Pontibacter korlensis genomic window:
- a CDS encoding OmpA family protein: MSKENRDFFWPSYVDLMTVLFLVMLVLFVLSFKLFQDKDQENRQNIARLQVEVQEKRKLDEIKAALARLDDEYFQYNKQYKRHELLVDVLFEQSSAVIPFRARAPLRKAGENLSQVINSIEDEDVKYLIVIDGRAASFPEGDPRNITQREYALQLSYQRALALLDFWQRQGINFPKDKIELVAAGSGFEGAGRKGDIRDRRFVIQILPKVGTLEENGR; this comes from the coding sequence ATGAGCAAGGAGAACAGGGATTTTTTCTGGCCCAGCTACGTCGACCTGATGACGGTCCTCTTTTTGGTGATGCTGGTGCTTTTTGTGCTGAGCTTTAAACTGTTTCAGGACAAGGACCAGGAGAACCGGCAGAACATTGCCCGGCTGCAGGTGGAGGTACAGGAAAAGCGGAAGCTGGATGAGATCAAAGCCGCGCTTGCCCGGCTGGATGATGAATATTTTCAGTACAACAAACAGTACAAACGCCACGAGCTGTTGGTGGACGTGCTCTTTGAGCAGAGTAGTGCAGTCATTCCCTTCCGTGCGCGGGCACCGCTACGTAAGGCGGGTGAGAACCTTAGCCAGGTCATCAACTCCATCGAGGATGAGGATGTTAAGTACCTGATCGTGATCGACGGGCGCGCGGCCAGCTTTCCAGAGGGGGATCCGCGTAACATCACACAGCGGGAGTATGCCCTGCAGCTGAGCTACCAGCGGGCATTGGCACTGCTTGATTTCTGGCAGCGCCAGGGGATAAACTTTCCCAAAGATAAGATAGAGCTGGTCGCCGCTGGAAGCGGTTTTGAAGGGGCAGGTCGTAAGGGAGATATCCGCGACCGTCGTTTCGTTATTCAGATTCTGCCAAAGGTGGGTACCTTAGAGGAGAACGGCAGGTAG